The Pirellulales bacterium genome includes a region encoding these proteins:
- a CDS encoding 6-pyruvoyl tetrahydropterin synthase family protein, translating into MTEKYHVRIVKEALVFSAAHFITFAGNICERLHGHNYKVAAEVHGPLDENQYVVDFIAVRDALQKIVAELDHHMLLPTDHPQIKVTAGEQQVEVTFEDRRWSFPRQDCILLPVANTTAELLARFIGRRLQADLFARTGARPQKLLVAVDECEGQWGVWESDETC; encoded by the coding sequence GTGACCGAGAAATACCACGTCCGGATCGTCAAGGAAGCGTTGGTCTTCAGCGCCGCGCACTTCATCACGTTTGCCGGCAATATCTGCGAGCGGCTGCACGGCCACAACTACAAAGTGGCCGCCGAGGTTCATGGGCCGCTCGACGAAAACCAATACGTCGTCGACTTCATCGCCGTGCGCGACGCTCTGCAAAAGATCGTCGCCGAGCTTGATCACCATATGTTGCTGCCGACCGATCATCCGCAAATCAAGGTCACGGCCGGTGAGCAGCAGGTCGAGGTGACTTTCGAGGATCGTCGCTGGAGCTTTCCGCGCCAGGATTGCATCCTGCTGCCGGTGGCCAACACCACGGCCGAACTCCTGGCTCGGTTCATCGGCCGGCGCTTGCAGGCCGATCTTTTCGCGCGCACCGGCGCGCGCCCCCAGAAGCTCCTGGTGGCCGTTGACGAATGCGAGGGGCAATGGGGCGTGTGGGAATCGGATGAGACTTGCTGA
- a CDS encoding methyltransferase domain-containing protein, with translation MTTDYNTISRQYQLSKLQPWRAHIEAHSLLGLVGDLAGQSVLDVACGEGFYTRLLKEQGASAAMGVDLSERMIDLARAQEAAEPRGIRYEVADAAAMQLDSQFDVVVAAYLLNYAHNRQELAAMCRGLARSLRPGGRFVTVNSSPLLDFRQAPSFRKYGFETSMADGAAEGAPITWTFHLADGSFSIENYFLNREIHEEALQEAGFREVRWHAPHLDPAGAERFGADFWDDFMSHSPIALIECVK, from the coding sequence ATGACCACCGACTACAACACGATTTCGCGCCAGTATCAGCTTTCGAAGCTGCAACCGTGGCGGGCCCATATCGAAGCGCATTCGCTTCTGGGGCTGGTCGGTGATCTCGCCGGTCAATCGGTGCTGGACGTCGCCTGCGGCGAGGGCTTTTATACCCGGCTGCTCAAGGAGCAAGGCGCGAGCGCGGCGATGGGCGTCGACCTGTCGGAGCGGATGATCGACCTGGCCCGGGCGCAAGAGGCCGCGGAGCCGCGCGGGATTCGCTACGAAGTCGCCGACGCGGCGGCCATGCAGCTCGATTCGCAATTCGACGTGGTTGTAGCGGCGTACTTGCTCAATTACGCGCATAACCGCCAGGAGCTCGCGGCCATGTGCCGGGGTCTGGCCCGATCGCTACGGCCAGGCGGGCGCTTCGTCACGGTGAATTCCAGCCCGTTGCTCGACTTTCGCCAGGCACCGTCGTTTCGTAAGTACGGGTTCGAAACCAGCATGGCCGACGGGGCCGCCGAGGGCGCGCCGATTACCTGGACGTTTCACCTGGCGGACGGATCGTTCTCGATCGAGAACTATTTTCTCAATCGCGAGATCCATGAAGAGGCGTTGCAGGAGGCCGGCTTCCGCGAGGTACGCTGGCACGCGCCGCACCTCGACCCGGCCGGCGCCGAGCGCTTTGGTGCCGACTTCTGGGACGACTTCATGTCTCACTCGCCGATCGCGCTCATTGAGTGCGTGAAGTAG